The genomic region TGACTCAGTTCATTCAGTACTTCAGGCACGTAACAGtattacttccaaaaactgtgAGATAACTGTGAGGTAACTCAAGTAAGCATAGCCATTGAGGCCAGACAGCTCGCCAATAGCTTAAAAGCTATttgtctatttttattaaactatgtaattattattatatatatattatattatatatattattataattaatgTCAACTATTAGCATTACTTTAATTGAAAGTTACTGTGTGGCAGAGCTTTCTTTTGTTAAATGTCTAAGAAAAGATACTTTGAGACAGAACTGGTATTGTGCTGTacttgtgtgcgagtgtgtgtgtaatcaccTCATAGCACACTTGTGACGCAACACCCTCGGAAGGATTATATAAGCGTCACCCGCAATGCCCTCTGCCCTACATCGCCCCACTCAGCTACACTGTTCTAGAGCAATGGAACTAAGATTTAATCCCCCACACCTgattaacacttcctgttctgaaGGGTTGGGAGATACACGTCAGTAAATACATACAGTGGAAACTACAACCAGCCAAGAAACTACACCTAGCGCTAAAATCCAGGAACTACACCTAGCCCCCTAGCACCAAGACCCACAAAAAACCCTCATCCACACAGAGGGAATACTCTGAGAAAGGGGAGTGGGCCAGGGTGCAAAAGGGGATTCAGATGACCCACCTGGATGTCAGGTTCTCTCTCTGGCATGGGCCCAAAGTGCTGCAGGATCTGGTTCCGGAAGCGGTTCTTGAGGTTCTGGAACCAGGAGCGGGCCTGTTCATACACCGAGTCATGCAGCTCCTGCAGCTTGGAGAGCTCCTCAGCATCGTCCACCTGATTGGTCAGAGCAATCAATCAACCAACAAGCTAGATAACTTTCTGTTTATCATAAAGTCATcatattttttaatatatttctTCAATTAATGAACACACACTATCATACTTCTGTGTTCAAATAACACAGTAACTTCCAAAGGATTCCACTAGCAAGAGTAATTACTAAGACACTTTTATAAGGTCACATTCATACAGAGCTTACCCTGGTGTCCTCGAGGTACTGAATGTCAGCAATGCTGTAGCCATCCTTCAGGCTCCGGGACAAAACCCGGAAACGCTTGCCACCGATGGTATCCACTACCGAGCGGCCATCAGGCAGGAAGTGCACACTACGGATGATCAGCATGCAGCCGTAGTCCACAAACCTGAAATTAGGAGATTTGTGTCACTACTACTGTTTTTCTGTTCAGGAAATCCATTCCTACACCCAAAACGATTGTGTTTTTAACATTCCTTATCATGATTGGTTGGTTAATTAGATTGTGAGTATTATGATTGAAAGGCgatatttttgggggggtgatGTGTAACTTTTTGCATGCTTTAGCTGTAACTGGCTACAGACAAAATGTGCTTTCCCCCAATTTATGtcacattaattaattaattaatttagccATTTAGTTCCATGAGGCCCAAGCTACAAGAGACTGCACGGTTATGTCCTCATAATAAAATTCATTTGGGACAGAGCAAATACAAGCTCTTACATCCCAAGGGGGTATTACTGTGCATAACTGTTCCAATCTTTGCCCAACTCTGATTTCTTCCAGTTTATTCAGCTTGTTAGAAAAGCTGCAGCTATTAAGTCTGAAATCCTGTTAGCGTAGCATGCTCATCCTCCCGACGTCGTCTCTCAGTCTCTTATCTCTGTTCAGCAGAGAccagctttttaatgatttttcCAGGGTGAAAATACAACTTAGTGTTGTACaggaaagtggagagagagagatagagagagagggtatgtgtgtgtgtgtcttatatcTACCCTTTATGGGAGTCATTGATGCACATCCCAAACTGGCGTGTGCCCGTGTCCATGCAGCGACGAATCATGAGTCGATAGCGTGGCTCAAAGACGTGCAGAGGGCAAGGCACAGTGGGGTAGGCCATGGTACACACAAAGATGGGGACATTCTTAGTCagactggagagaaagagagaagagtgagaaAAGTTTCACAGGTCCAGACTAGCGATTCTTAACTGTACAATTCTGAGTAAACTTAAacctgagagggagaaagagagacagtgagagaaagagagacagagaaagagagagagaggatatatatagagagaaaagatagagacaggagatagagtgagggagccagagggagaaagagaagagactgACTCAGAGAGCTCCCGGGTCTCCTCCAGGTGGATCCTCTGTCTCTcggagtgctcctcactcaggTGCTGATGGATCAGCTCATCCAGAACACTGGTCACATTGTACTTCCTGGTTGCCAGgtactggagggagagacacagtgggtggagatggaggtggtggtATAAAAAAagcaggagtgggaggagggggtcggggaaggaggagaggtgaggtgaaggGGGAAAAAGGATTAGGCCCTTTCACTTAAAACCAGGTCACACCAGCTACGTCAATAAGACAGGTCTTCGCCCAAATTAAGGGGCTTAGAGCTAACCTTGCAATACAGCTCCACCAGCACAAGTAAGCTACGCCTTctgtgttgaggggggggggcctaCCTCTTTCAGGCTCTCTTTGCAGAGGGGGCACTGGGGTGTGTGGTCCAGGCAGCGCTCCAAACAGTTCTTACAGAAGGTGTGTCCGCAGGGTGTGGTGACAGGCTCATAGAACAGCCTGGCCAGGAAAGGAATGACTCGTGAGAAAAAAGGTTCCTCAAAATAAATCCAGCTCTGGTTCATATATCAGGACCCTGTGACCTGACGTGGATGTGCCTCTGTACCTCATGCAGAGGGAACACTCCAAGTCGTTGGTGTCCAGTAAGTCTCGGGGGAGGGTCCTCGGGCtgcgggggggggcagctgcaaTGGGGCGCCCTGTGACTACGCCCGCCACTGTGCAGCAAAAGAGGGTGGagtcaggaagaggaggaacatcTTCATACACGAAGGCTCAACACGCATACAATTAGCAAAGTACCAGTGCTAGCTAAGATCGTAGTCTTCAGTTACTAGTGTGGCTACTGAAGCTGGTAAAAGACTACAGTTCAAATGACTTTCTTGGTATAGCAATTTCAACAATGGAATAGCATGAGACACAACAGAACGGAATAGAGCAGACCGAATATTCCGGGTGGTGACCGACCTTGTTTTTTGTGCTTGCTGCCTCCGTGGGACATCACCCAGGGGGTTGAGTCTGAGGTGGACAGCTTTCTCTTCAGCAGCAGCACCCCCTTCTCCTGGTCCCCCAGCTGGGGGGCGGAGCACACCCGCTTCAGCCCCTCCCCACCGCCCGGCCCGTGGCCTCGCAGTGAGTGGGCACGGCTTAGGCCTGGGCGCTCCAGGCTCTCGGAGCGACCCGGCTTCTGaacaagagaggaagaaggaagacacggggagggggggggggaggagagagagagatagagagaggtcaaAGGAATAAAGATTGTTTCAAACTGGATGACATTTGACAAGACATCTTTGTTACCTCAATGAACTTTGCTGTATGACCATACTATCCGAGCACATTGTTTATGGACCAGTTTCAGGTGCCTTACCTCCTGTGCATCACAGTTGCAGTGGGCCGAGGTGGCCCGGCCCTGTTGAgggtggtgctgggctgggggctggtgttgatgttggGACTGTGCATCGGCCACCAGTCTTTTACTGCGCAAGTGAGGCGAGGTGTTCAAGGCTGTCTCCTTCAGGCCCACCTTGACGTTCTCCCCACCCGGAGACAGCAGGTCGCACAGTATCTGCGGAAAGCACCAGGTTAACCATCCAGGCACTGAAATTGGACGCACAGGCTCCCCAAAACGGCGCACTCAGGAGTCGTTCAGGGCCACAATGGCAGTCAGGAGCATGTACAAACAAAACCTGAGCTACACCCTCTTGCAAAACACCCAGGCAGTAAATCAAATAGCACAAGAACACGCAAGCACATCTATGAGAATAAGGGACTTTCTGGGAATTAACTCTGCGAAGGTTAAAAGTGAGTCATGTCAGCGGGCTATTGACGGTAGCCTGACTGAGGCAAATATAGGCTCGGACTGTGAGTGTGGATGCAGTTGGGGAAGAAAGTCTACTGACCAATTGCCAGTCAACTAGATGTCCTCACTTCACCTCAGAGAGAAGAAACTGGAAAGCCTTCTGCAAGAACAACAGCCCCTTCCAAGTGTTTAAGCGCTTCTGCTCTGGTGGAGTCACTTGGCCCTTTGGTAATTGCGGTATCTTTGTCCCTCTTTAGCAGTGTATTTCTCTAGATTCATCCCTGTGGACAATTACTTGGGCTCACAttttgccctctctccctctctccctccctatctccccctcccactacctctccccctctctatctctctccccctctctctctccctctccctccatgtgcTTCCTACgtcatctgtctttctctcttcatgtctgcctctctccctttccctcactctctccaatGGTGCTAAACATCCAATTATCTTAGAACCTGGAGAACCCCGGTCAATGAGAGACAGGCCGTTTTCCATTTGCAGAGCTTGGACCCACCCAGGGTAACAAAAAGAAGAGGAAGGTGGATGGGAGAAGCGGAGCTGAACCAGACCTTCAGAATTAGTTATGTTGTTATACAACAACAGGGTTGGCAAGGAGAACATAGGGCACAAATAAGAGTCATGAGGTGGAAACActgccacacaaacaaacatactatTATACATACTAACTGAACCTGTCAAAGatgcacgcacacccacactatCGAAGTGTCTGTTGTCTAAAGACCACAATCCTCTCGTACAagactaaaaaaaaaaaaaataactgaCTCAACACAGCAGCTGTCATATTGTCTCAAGACAGTCCACCATTTTCATTGATGGGACAGTTGCAGGCATGCACAAGGCCAGCCTGGACTTCAGAATGAGTCTAATGTCATTATGAGCACAGTCACACGGGGTGACCCGTTACATGCTTACAGATAGTGTGAAATCGTGTTTTCAGAGCTCCACTGTCTCAGTCTACAGGTGTTATGAAAAAAATCCACTTTAAATATGACAGGTAAATAATTTGACTTGTTGTGACATGAGACCCCAAATCAATAATTTGATTACAGCAAGTTGGGCGTCATTCCATTTCTACCATGCACACACCTAAGGGGCTTGATTCCATTAAGGTGCTGCTAGGGTCTAGAACCGGCAGACCATAACAACTGTGGAATGCAGACATGATGTTCCCTTCAATGACTGTGAGCATCTGCGAGTCACGATATGGAATCAGAACACAGAGAACCTCAGAGGCATGAAGGCTTGGTACAAACCACTGGGTCTACTCATGGGTGACACAAACATGTCACAGTGCTACTTTTAACTATAGTATAATAACTAAGTACATGTCCAGTACACTCGAAGCCACACATTTTAGACCAAATAAAAAATGACAGTGTGAGCTAGTATATCTTACCAGTTCCACCTCCCTCTTGGCCCTGGGGAATCCCTCATCCAAGGCCAGGCAGTGGAGGAACACCTGGAGGGACTCATCTACCTGGCCCATCTGCTTGAGCACCTTGGCCTTCTGATAGTAGCCCTGGAGAAGggacggatggagagagatggaaacaggaagcggtaaagagagagagaaaagagaaagacacatGGAGAACATTATACAAAATtgcaagagagaggaacagagagataggTGAAGGTACACCAACCCTGTCCAGAACAACATGCATCCTTACAGATCCACCCAACATAGTCTACCACTCCTGGGTTGACCATGACAAttgtaaaaaacaaaagaatTCTCAGTTCGAATCAATTCAtgatttgcaatgttttgacaCCATTCAAGTTGTTTGTGGAAAAACACATATGTTCTGTTGCGGTCTTCTAAACTGAATAAACGACGATAAGATGAGTGAGCTATGTGGTGAGGGACTCCACTGTTTTGGACCACATCCTACACCTACTACACTTAAAAGTTCAACTTGtgaactcctccccctctcctaccttaATGCCAGCCATGGCCTTAATCACTCGGCCGAGGTGGTGATTGACACCCTCCTACGCTGGTGCACCATGCTACTTTCAAACTCGCTTAGCTGACCTTTTTATGACCTCAGACTAAAATAGAAGAACGTCTGTTCATTATCGTTATTATTGAAAATGTCAATAATAACAGAATCAGTGACTGAGCCTGGACTGAGTTTAGTTTAATTCTTCAGTCATGATTCATATTGAGTTTATCGTTTGTGATTTTTATCATAGGTTTCAAGCATATTGTTTATTGTGAGGGCGCACCTTGTGATTATACCAATGGTTTGCTGATTTATATTTGATTCGTATCTGTGGATATGGGTTACACCTGGCCATGATGAGAGAGAAGTTTGTTgagcataattttttttatttaacaacGTAACAGGGCTTCACTAAATCACTGTTCCACGACGCGCGcatacactcacatgcacacactcacaaggtcCATGGAAAAGTCCAGTGTACTGGTGGCTGAGCCTACCTGTGCAGAGTTGGCAGTGTCAAGACAAAGCTCAGTGTCCTCCAGAGCCAGGTGGTACTGTCTTAACCCTGAGTATGCCTCAGCCCGCAACCACCTCGCCACCATGTCCCCCATGTCTGGGAAAaccgaggaagagagggagggggggaggagggagggggggggggcagagagagagagagagagaatctacGTTTTAAATCCCCTTACTCTTCTTCTCACAAGCATATTCATGTTTACTTGCATGTTCTGGTATTACCACATCACAGATCACAGACCACTAGGTATATGACCACCAATCTGCCTGCATATTGATTACAGACTTCTGCTGCAAGATATTAAATATTGTAGCTTACTAAAGAATCCCGTTCCCATAGCTACAAAGTTACAAAATGTGTTAGTGTCACGACCGGCCTTATGCAACTTCATTTCTGTGCGCATGCCCCAGTAGCAAGATTTCGTAATGTGGTCGCACGTTGGTTATGTGACAGAGGATAGGCGGGGTTTATGTCAGACACCTGATTATCAAATACCAAAAATGTTGGTCAGTAGaactccatccccctccccccctccatcccccctccatccccccccccaggaagtTTATTAAATCATCGCTTTTTCATCAAGTTTGCAACAACCATTAGACAGTCATGCgcaaggaccccccccccccccccccaacttacCATCTTGTATCAAATTCGTCGCAAGTGACACTGCTTTATCGAAGTCTTTTCTTCTACACAAGTCTTCAATTTCATTTATAGCTTTAGATATTTTCAGGTCGTTGGGGAACCACTTGTCCAATAGTCCGGATAGAATCACATTTATCTTGATGTTACCGGGCCTGCCTCTGACGGTCTCGCTACAAAGCTTGCATTTAGACAGAAGGTCGTGTTGTAAACATCTTTTGCAATATGAATGTCCACAGCCTATTGTGACAGGTTCACCTAAAAAACTGTGACAACTCGGACAATCAAATATCCCCCGGGTGTTGTCTGGCCCGTCTTTCCTCCTTTCCGAAATAGTCTCATTCTCCTCTATCTTTTTCTTGAAGTTGCGCAGGATACAATCCACTAAAGTATTTAACTGTCCCGGACGTACAGCACCACACCTCAAGGCCATTGAGAACACATCAATGGCTTCTTTAAGACGATTTTCTGATGCCAGTGTATCGGCTTTCTGTAAAATAAGTGTGTAATGATCAACATTGTCATCCTTGTTCCAGTCGTGTTCTTTATCAGGTTCTATAAAGAATCGTCCTTTCTCTTCAAGCGCATCCTCTGGAGCAGGCTGTTGTAACGACATTATCGCTAGGTATATGCAACAAATACCTGATTTTTCAATTTTGTTCTAAGAATTGGTTTACACATCACTACACATGCTGAGTATCCGGCTACTGGCATGACAAATTATACATAGAACGTGTTAGTTATATAAAAACGCTATCACGTGATCATCAGTAGCGTGTGGTGATTGGTTAGAATCCCTGGGTTACGAAACGTGTGTTGTAAGTTTCGTAACAAGTCTATGAAGAGTCAGATATTAATTTTTGTCGTTAGTTGTAaaggtaaaacattttttataaCCGCTATGGTAAGCCATGACACCATGTTGacacattttgttttcaaacattTCGGAGAGTCGAAGCGGCCCATGATCGGTGTTAGAAAAGGGTTGCAAAACCAGTTAGGCCTACATGGAAAGATTACTAAAGCAAGGTTCTTTGGATTTGGTCCCCATGAAGATTTTATAGACTATAAACAAGTCTGACAAACATCCAAGAAGCATCATACTTTAGCACTCACAACACTTGTAGAATGTGACTTAGGAGCCAAATACTGTTAAACCTCTAGGAAACACCAATATCCAATATTCTCCAACGTGACAAAACGGCAAATGGCAAGTTAGCATGGGGGACTGACAAATAATTTCCTTTCAAAATTCAGTTTCGCGaacccctaacccaaaccttaaTTTAATTCCAACCCTAACACAAATTCTAACCAAAACcctacaaataaataaacataattGTTAATAGATTTAAACTTGTTCAGACAAAGATCTTCCTTGTTTTACTCTTTATGAGGGGACTTCTGATCCACCACAATTTAAACAAGGCCACGCACgcgtacacacatgcaaacctaCTGTACAGGGCATGACAGGGTATTATCTTGTGTATACAGTTGTATAAGACTTAAGACCTAGCACTGAGTCATGTAATGCACCTTAACTGTTATTTTCTCTCAACCCTCTTGAAGTTTTTGGCAACCTCTCAACCAGAAGCACAAGTATATAACCTCAAACAAAAATGAAGGTGCACTATGTCACCTCATACTGCTTTTCATTAATAAATTAGTGGCTAAGTAACAGCTCAGCTAGAAATAAAATTTCTCTGTACAGAGAAAAAAGCATAATTAGATGCATGAGTCTGCTTATTTCAGACTGTATGGGTATGGGTGGATTGGTAAACCATGAGAGGATGTTGACAGGAAGAGATTGGAATGACATAGAAAACATGCCAATTCCAGAAATCCAGCCAATGTGGACTTTGGAGTCATTGACAAGccgttttgaaatgtaaaaaaagattGTACTGTACGTACAGCATATCTTCTCCACCAGCATTTAGACAAAACCTCTTGCCGCCTTTAAGAAACTGCATGACAGATTTGTAGAACTGTGTGGTCAACTGGAGTTGAGGAGTTGTGACTAATCCTGAATCCACTATTCTACGATGTCGGAGAGAAGTCTGGAACACACTCTCATAACGACTGTTAAATATTTATCCAGTTTTTAAACATTGTATGACATTTATAACTTTTGAAGTGAAGAATTCTGTTTGTGATATATCATGGATATAGCATGTCATATTTCACCATAATCAACAACTTTGTGACATGCTTTAGTGCCTAGGTGATAAGCACACTGCCCTTGGGCTTGGAGGATGCATGGCCAGACCTCTCGTTATGTAAGGTATTCTTGGCTGCAGAGATTGTCCCTGTTTGACTCTACCCTGATCTTATTTGGATGGCCTtttcacaaaaacaaatatttcaGGATACAGAgagggctagtgtgtgtgtctgtgtgtgtatgtatgtgcgtgtctgtgtgtctatgtgtgtgtatgtctgtgtgtgtctgtgcgtgtgtgagggggaggcacATATACAATCCACAGATTAATTGGAAAACAGAGTAAACAGATTAATTTATTTACCATCTTAAATGGCTCTTTATGACTGTGACAACTGTTTCCAATCCACACAGCATGATTTCTTGGCatgtttttatgatgtgaatggTCTGGGTGGGTTGCATAGAATAATCAGACCGACAAGACTTCTTCTGCTCTGGCCTACAGTAACCCTGGCAGACAGTCCAGCCAACTGTGACATCTGGGTCCCAGCAACAGTATAGCACGTACCAACCTTCACCTCGCTTCTCCCCAGGGTTAGACTCACTGCGATGAAAACAAATGGCCCTCCACAGCAGTGAGCTCTTCACAGAAGAACAACTTCGCCATCTGCTGGACATAAAGAATGCCTACAACCCTGGAGCTCCTTCAACACGCCCTCTGCTGGCCCCAAAAGGAACATAACAAACATCACTTGGAACAATGAGCCACATTAGAGGCTGCATTGGGAAACCCAAAGAAATAGCAGAAGATAAATCAAAATTGGAACCAGAATTCTGTGAATACGTTTTTTTAAACATCAAAGTATATCCCTTTGATTTCAGAACAATTGTGAAAATGTGTTTAGACACTTTCCAAGTGTTCACATAATAAACAGTAGTTGGAGGTATTTAGGACTATTGAAGTCAGACAATGTCGATGCCTTTTTCTTAACCCCTACCCAGAAGTGTCTCTGTATGAGTCTTCCATCACTCCAACTTTAGCAACAACAGGGAACCTTCCATCTAATCATAATATTGTATAAATGCTTCCATCTGCTGTCGGATTGAGTAAGTACAGTGTAGGAGAGACAGAATCACAGGGCATTTAAGGAAAGGTATGAAAATACTACCTCTTGTGGCGATTTGGGGTGAATGCCCGACCTCTAGTGGTGGTTTGGTGTGTACACACAGTGTgaattagaacacacacacacacacactgtctctgaaCTTTTTGTTCGTTTATCAATGTGggaaccctcctcctctccattctcAAAGGGTTCTGGTGGAATGCGGCCCTGATGTGGACTTTAGGTCAGTCTTATCTGGTACTGGAGATGTTTAGGTTCCCAGAAGGAACACATCTGTgggaacacacaagcacacacattccaACACACAAATTAATATTCAGGGCCATACatattgctcccccccccccccccccaatccctgCACACAAATACGCAAAAATAAATTCAATGCGTATGCCTGCGTGTGATGACGGAAGGAGTTGGAAGCTCTCTATCTTTAGGTCCTTAAAAACACTCCAGAAGATAAtgtataaagtgtgtgtgttcctacagtAGTAAATGGTGTTGTTGGCACAGAACATGCTCCCACCATACCACCCAATCCCTACATATGTTATCCccacagagagtgtgtgggtcctGGAAGTTTCTTCCCTTTATTTCAGTTCTGTGCTGCGATTATCTAATATGGAAATTGTTTGTTTAAAGACATTGGTAGTAAAACCTGCGTACAAATGCCTGAGTTTttagtgtgtgttttaaagcctgtgtgtgtgttcttgtgctaTGCAACAGAGCTTACAGTAAATGTGCAGCCAGTTATGGTGGTATGTAGAATGCAGTGTGAGGACACATttctgtgtgcctgcatgtgtgtctgtgtgtgtactgtgggaaAGATTCCCTTGACCCACAGGTGGCCCCTGCTagccccaacccctcccccttctgttTTTCTCAGGGGGCTgggctcctccagtcctccttctACCCCCATGAACCTGCTCCTTGCTACCCTCCCAGCTCCCCATCGCTCTCGCAAGCCAGCTGTGGCACAATGAGCTCCATTGTCTGCTGCTGAGCTTGGCCCTTATGTAAGAAGACCATGAGATCACCATCTACCCAACCTCCCAGTGCCCACCTCTATCCCTCTcgttctggagagagagagagagatagagagagggggggggggtgagagagaaagaaaaagatagagTAAAAATAGCCCACTATTTTCATTTTTAAATCAGCTCAACATTTTCAATATTACCATTTAAAAATGATCAACATATCGTTGTAGTTTTAATACATTTAATAGTGCACTTGAATGTGATTTTAATATGTACaggaataatattaataataaaaaagataAAACATTTGTTCTTTTTTGTAACTTAAGCGTAACATATCCAATAAAATCACAACATGGTACAAAACAAAACTTATTGGAGGTATAAATACTGTTTATGGGGTTTAAATTAAAACATCATTGTCATGCGTTGTTTGGCATCATTTCATAAATGGACACACCCATCGTGTGACCTCATGGCTTAGCAAATTAGTCATTCACAATTAGCAGAAGAATAATGTTCCATTATTCGGAAGGAATATGTGAGCAAAGATCCCGATTAAGTATCTCAACTTCATTTAAGGCAACactgacagacatacacacagagaaagaagtTTACACAAAAGATGATCTTTCCTTCTTCGAAGTGACACATAcgttctctcttccctcactgTGTCCTCTTTACAGTAAAACCTGTAAAATCGCCCCCTTTATAAAAGGACactcttctctttcttatttACTCTtttctttaccccccccccccacacacacctcattagTGTGGTAGACAACACAAACTGTCATAATGTCCTCAGATAAATATTTGAGTGATTTGTGATTCAGGTGTTCACGTGGTGGCCATTTTTGAAAATTGAGTGAAATTTGTTTTCTACATATACCCATCTCCTCCAACACCTTTTTTGTCTTGAAAGCTAAACTTTTGGTCCATCAAATCAATCTTGGTCGCCATTTCAGTTTAACGCGACTATTAAAATGGCTTTTCCCTTGACATGGTGTTCTCGACACCACCAACCAtatctgcccccccacccacactctCCTATCCATCTCTAACATCTTCTCTCTCAATCCACCAACTAGCAAGTCTGGTCTCACTGTCACCTCGCTCATGTATTGCAAAAATACATTCTCACAATTATTTATTGATTTGGCAGTTCTTTCATGTACTGTCTTTCTGTTTATCGAAATATTTTATTCATCCCTCCGCATAACTgtaacagaaaaacacacatgcacgtacacatgcaagcacacacacaacacacaagacgcacagacacaacagAATTTTGTATGTACACAGTATATCGCAACTGGAAGCCAGTGCATGGAGTATGTCTAATTAATTAATCAATCATTCATGGAAATGCAGaccgtggacacacacacacacaaatacacacacacacaaagtaataTTCTTGCTTCTCAGAAGCAGTAGCACCCCTTGCAAATTGTTCTATTCATC from Osmerus mordax isolate fOsmMor3 chromosome 14, fOsmMor3.pri, whole genome shotgun sequence harbors:
- the lonrf1 gene encoding LON peptidase N-terminal domain and ring finger 1; the encoded protein is MSLQQPAPEDALEEKGRFFIEPDKEHDWNKDDNVDHYTLILQKADTLASENRLKEAIDVFSMALRCGAVRPGQLNTLVDCILRNFKKKIEENETISERRKDGPDNTRGIFDCPSCHSFLGEPVTIGCGHSYCKRCLQHDLLSKCKLCSETVRGRPGNIKINVILSGLLDKWFPNDLKISKAINEIEDLCRRKDFDKAVSLATNLIQDDMGDMVARWLRAEAYSGLRQYHLALEDTELCLDTANSAQGYYQKAKVLKQMGQVDESLQVFLHCLALDEGFPRAKREVELILCDLLSPGGENVKVGLKETALNTSPHLRSKRLVADAQSQHQHQPPAQHHPQQGRATSAHCNCDAQEKPGRSESLERPGLSRAHSLRGHGPGGGEGLKRVCSAPQLGDQEKGVLLLKRKLSTSDSTPWVMSHGGSKHKKQVAGVVTGRPIAAAPPRSPRTLPRDLLDTNDLECSLCMRLFYEPVTTPCGHTFCKNCLERCLDHTPQCPLCKESLKEYLATRKYNVTSVLDELIHQHLSEEHSERQRIHLEETRELSDLTKNVPIFVCTMAYPTVPCPLHVFEPRYRLMIRRCMDTGTRQFGMCINDSHKGFVDYGCMLIIRSVHFLPDGRSVVDTIGGKRFRVLSRSLKDGYSIADIQYLEDTRVDDAEELSKLQELHDSVYEQARSWFQNLKNRFRNQILQHFGPMPEREPDIQATPNGPACCWWLLAVLPIDPRYQLSVLSMTTLRDRLVKIQHILTYLQSIPNE